A genomic stretch from Megalobrama amblycephala isolate DHTTF-2021 linkage group LG22, ASM1881202v1, whole genome shotgun sequence includes:
- the LOC125258077 gene encoding uncharacterized protein LOC125258077: MMADCIDDSQFAISESTWSPEFIQELLPSAERTALLYNLSFLCLGGFPKLERMIRDQAIETQMLFGTSEAVLLKCAGTSSNLVTSLFPILIKAVERNRPKLAVVYLEKARTWIKDIIRAVDDMVTRYDQQTKSVGNCTSDVFKEQKETGDKLNEHTVEMKALEDALVKLELELNKNVKDMEEIEKRIEKSTQELLYLIRNNRNYRYSFLWGLFSFNRHYNDAAILAKQAELNSLVSEKNSLRNQGWNIKIKRTDFQLQMANSKLQQSVIPNPVHLKEVQRCLDQIRQILVDFKKFWEKVSVTLGTLKDKTFVGEELIEDLKRMKKEFLDSIDDAKKDWKRFGVCCQRAQGIFSIQSRTAYKFLEINPSSFSEAERIKQYESVMEKLKKINPQGS, translated from the exons ATGATTCTCAGTTTGCCATCAGTGAATCCACATGGAGTCCAGAGTTCATCCAGGAGCTTCTTCCGTCTGCGGAGCGAACGGCTCTCCTCTATAATCTGTCATTCTTGTGTCTGGGAGGCTTCCCAAAGCTGGAGCGTATGATCAGAGACCAAGCTATTGAAACACAAATGCTGTTCGGAACCTCTGAGGCTGTTCTGCTGAAG TGTGCCGGCACGAGTTCCAACCTGGTCACCTCGCTGTTCCCAATACTGATAAAAGCTGTTGAGAGGAACAGACCCAAACTGGCTGTGGTGTACCTGGAGAAAGCCAGAACATGGATCAAGGACATCATCAGAGCCGTGGATGACATGGTGACGAG GTATGATCAACAAACCAAAAGTGTGGGGAATTGCACCAGTGATGTGTTTAAAGAACAGAAGGAGACTGGAGACAAATTAAATGAACACACTGTCGAGATGAAGGCTCTGGAGGATGCTTTGGTCAAGCTTGAACTGGAGCTGAACAAAAATGTCAAAGATATGGAGGAAATTgagaaaagaattgaaaaaaGCACCCAAGAGCTGCTTTATCTGATCAGAAATAATAGAAATTACCGTTATTCTTTTTTATGGGGCTTGTTCTCATTTAATCGACACTATAATGATGCTGCTATTCTTGCTAAACAAGCCGAACTGAACAGTCTCGTCTCTGAAAAGAACAGTCTGAGAAACCAAGGGTGGAACATCAAAATCAAACGGACTGATTTTCAGCTGCAGATGGCCAATAGCAAATTACAACAGA GTGTGATTCCCAATCCTGTCCACCTGAAGGAAGTCCAGAGGTGTCTTGATCAAATCCGACAAATTCtggttgattttaaaaagttctgGGAGAAAGTGTCTGTTACGCTGGGCACACTGAAAGACAAGACCTTTGTTGGGGAGGAACTGATTGAAGACCTGAAACGCATGAAGAAGGAGTTTCTGGACTCCATTGATGACGCAAAAAAG GACTGGAAGAGATTTGGTGTATGCTGTCAGAGAGCACAGGGCATCTTCAGCATTCAGTCTAGGACTGCATATAAATTCCTGGAGATCAATCCGTCTTCATTCTCAGAGGCTGAAAGGATTAAGCAGTATGAGTCCGTCATGGAGAAGCTGAAGAAGATCAATCCTCAGGGCTCCTGA